From Magnetococcus sp. PR-3, one genomic window encodes:
- a CDS encoding heme exporter protein CcmB yields MLKAAYRIAWKDVMGDFRRRATLSSMLFFAISVLVVFQAALEPNRVEALRLMPGLLWITVLFTSLVGLGRVFQAEEEDGALEGLLMSPVPRGIIFLGKWWGNLILTILVEILLLPMMMILLNVDAWDRVHLIFGILLLGTLGLTGLGVLLAAMTQTARSRETLLALLLIPLVVPLLIAGVQATSAVIGTVADSASWLQLMIIFDVVYLSLVPWAFGWLVEE; encoded by the coding sequence ATGTTAAAGGCTGCTTACCGCATCGCCTGGAAAGATGTCATGGGGGATTTCCGCCGTCGGGCCACCCTCTCATCTATGCTCTTTTTTGCCATTTCAGTGTTGGTCGTGTTTCAGGCCGCATTGGAACCCAACCGGGTTGAGGCCTTGCGCCTTATGCCGGGTCTGTTGTGGATTACAGTACTCTTTACCTCTCTGGTCGGTTTAGGCCGTGTATTCCAAGCTGAAGAGGAAGATGGCGCACTGGAAGGGCTGTTAATGTCACCGGTGCCAAGAGGAATTATCTTCCTTGGAAAATGGTGGGGGAACCTAATCCTGACCATTTTGGTCGAAATTCTGCTGCTACCCATGATGATGATCTTGCTCAATGTGGATGCATGGGATAGGGTGCATCTTATCTTCGGCATTCTGTTGCTGGGAACATTGGGTCTAACTGGGCTTGGCGTACTGCTTGCCGCCATGACCCAAACCGCCCGTTCTCGGGAGACATTGCTGGCACTGCTGCTGATTCCACTGGTGGTGCCCCTGCTGATTGCCGGCGTACAAGCAACCTCTGCCGTTATTGGAACGGTGGCTGACAGTGCTTCATGGTTGCAATTGATGATAATTTTTGATGTGGTCTACCTTTCTCTAGTGCCCTGGGCCTTCGGTTGGCTGGTGGAGGAGTAA
- the ccmC gene encoding heme ABC transporter permease CcmC: MFKDLSKIQRLLGFAFIGVLLAGLGLVWSAPADFQQGYSVRILYVHVPSAKMALLCYIALTISSIWVLARGSERADIFSEAMVGVGAAFTACTLASGSIWGKPMWGTWWAWDARLTSMLVLLIIYVGLMALRGAFDDPRKAAKATAVMAIIGAVDLPIIHFSVKWWRTLHQPPSFDGASGMIHIDKSMLLPLGSMTAAFMLLVTYLLVLRYRMVSMRRRLEELETEGIE, translated from the coding sequence ATGTTCAAGGATTTAAGTAAGATTCAACGCCTGCTTGGCTTCGCATTTATTGGCGTATTGCTGGCAGGTTTGGGGCTGGTATGGAGTGCCCCGGCAGACTTTCAACAAGGATATTCGGTACGCATTCTCTATGTGCATGTACCTTCAGCAAAAATGGCACTTTTGTGCTATATCGCTCTAACCATCTCCAGTATCTGGGTATTGGCACGTGGTTCTGAAAGAGCGGATATCTTCTCCGAAGCCATGGTTGGTGTGGGTGCTGCCTTTACGGCCTGTACCCTGGCATCTGGCTCCATCTGGGGTAAACCCATGTGGGGAACCTGGTGGGCTTGGGATGCACGCCTGACCTCTATGTTGGTGTTGCTCATCATCTATGTGGGTCTTATGGCGCTACGTGGTGCGTTTGATGATCCACGCAAAGCAGCCAAGGCCACGGCGGTTATGGCGATTATTGGTGCCGTAGACCTGCCCATTATCCACTTCTCTGTAAAATGGTGGCGTACCCTCCACCAGCCCCCATCCTTTGATGGGGCATCCGGCATGATCCATATCGATAAGTCGATGTTGCTGCCTTTGGGCAGTATGACCGCTGCTTTTATGTTGCTGGTGACTTATCTGCTGGTTCTACGTTATCGTATGGTCTCCATGCGCCGTAGACTGGAAGAGCTGGAAACAGAGGGGATTGAATAA
- the ccmE gene encoding cytochrome c maturation protein CcmE, whose product MKGDYKERMRKKKLMLIATLVLVGGALLTLVFQSFTGAMVYFHTPTEMVEKSTDLVGKKVRIGGMVQAGTLKRKEGTLEISFDVTDGETMIPVYYKGVTPDLFREGQGVVVEGEWESKTLFTAHTILAKHSEDYMPVEMSEEAISKSRENILKSLQ is encoded by the coding sequence ATGAAGGGTGATTATAAAGAGCGGATGCGCAAAAAAAAGCTGATGCTGATCGCAACACTGGTTTTGGTAGGCGGCGCCCTACTGACCCTGGTGTTCCAATCCTTCACCGGCGCCATGGTTTACTTCCACACCCCGACTGAGATGGTGGAAAAATCCACTGATCTGGTGGGTAAAAAAGTACGCATTGGTGGTATGGTCCAAGCAGGTACCTTAAAACGCAAAGAGGGTACCCTGGAGATCAGTTTTGATGTCACCGATGGTGAGACCATGATCCCGGTCTACTACAAAGGGGTTACCCCGGATCTGTTCCGGGAAGGTCAGGGCGTTGTGGTTGAAGGTGAATGGGAGAGCAAAACACTCTTCACAGCCCACACCATTCTGGCTAAACATTCCGAGGATTATATGCCGGTTGAGATGTCCGAAGAGGCCATCAGTAAATCCCGCGAAAATATCCTCAAATCTCTGCAATAA